From the Streptomyces syringium genome, one window contains:
- a CDS encoding protein kinase domain-containing protein yields the protein MAQTQSAQGPSDPDANGGGMPDVPEMWGNGGLVGDGRYRLTHRLGRGGMAEVFAAEDVRLGRTVAVKLLRADLAEDPVSKARFTREAQSVAGLNHHAVVAVYDSGEDHVGRNVVPYIVMELVEGRTIRDLLLGAEAPPVEQALIIVSGVLEALAYSHQHGIVHRDIKPANVIITHNGAVKVMDFGIARALHGAASTMTQTGMVMGTPQYLSPEQALGKTVDARSDLYATGCLLYELLALRPPFTGETPLSVVYQHVQDTPVAPSQVLESVPPELDGLVMRSLAKDPDDRFQSAEEMRGLVQYSLQMLHDSGSHTGAWNTGPVAHTGAATTAMGMASTTALPHPPHGDTSQQPIVPSRNGGDEGGFDGYGGGHGGRNGGGRGKMWLVAALAVIAIAVGVVFAVNQGNKTDGGTQKKKPDKTTTAPSSPSPGTSKSPEKHSPSAEPGGTTGNTGEDEPDPEWTRDTGNRPTKEPTKDPTTGPTTGPTTGPTTPVTQDPTTGPTDDPKPPTNPPGGAGGTEGGAVQGATG from the coding sequence ATGGCACAGACGCAGAGCGCCCAGGGTCCGTCCGACCCTGACGCCAACGGGGGCGGCATGCCCGATGTGCCTGAAATGTGGGGCAATGGCGGCCTGGTCGGCGACGGACGCTACCGCCTCACCCACAGACTCGGCCGCGGCGGCATGGCCGAGGTGTTCGCCGCCGAGGACGTACGCCTCGGCCGCACCGTCGCGGTCAAGCTGCTGCGCGCGGACCTCGCCGAGGACCCGGTGTCCAAGGCGCGCTTCACCCGCGAGGCACAGTCCGTCGCCGGTCTGAACCACCACGCGGTTGTCGCCGTCTACGACTCCGGCGAGGATCACGTCGGCCGCAACGTCGTGCCGTACATCGTCATGGAGTTGGTTGAAGGCCGCACTATCCGCGACCTGTTGCTCGGCGCCGAGGCACCGCCCGTCGAGCAGGCCCTGATCATCGTCTCGGGCGTGCTCGAGGCGCTGGCCTACAGCCACCAGCACGGCATCGTGCACCGTGACATCAAGCCCGCCAACGTGATCATCACGCACAACGGCGCCGTCAAGGTCATGGACTTCGGCATCGCCCGCGCCCTGCACGGCGCGGCCTCCACCATGACCCAGACCGGCATGGTCATGGGCACCCCGCAGTACCTCTCCCCCGAACAGGCCCTCGGCAAGACCGTCGACGCCCGCTCGGACCTCTACGCCACCGGCTGTCTGCTCTACGAACTGCTCGCGCTGCGCCCGCCCTTCACCGGCGAGACCCCGCTCTCGGTGGTCTACCAGCACGTCCAGGACACTCCCGTGGCGCCGTCCCAGGTGCTGGAGTCGGTTCCGCCGGAGCTCGACGGGCTCGTCATGCGCTCCCTCGCCAAGGACCCGGACGACCGGTTCCAGAGCGCGGAGGAGATGCGCGGTCTGGTCCAGTACTCGCTGCAGATGCTGCACGACTCCGGCAGCCACACGGGCGCCTGGAACACCGGCCCGGTCGCGCACACCGGTGCCGCCACCACGGCCATGGGCATGGCGAGCACCACGGCCCTGCCGCACCCGCCGCACGGCGACACCTCGCAGCAGCCGATCGTCCCGTCCCGCAACGGTGGTGACGAGGGCGGCTTCGACGGCTACGGCGGCGGTCACGGCGGTCGCAACGGCGGCGGCAGGGGCAAGATGTGGCTGGTCGCCGCCCTCGCGGTGATAGCGATCGCGGTGGGTGTGGTCTTCGCTGTGAACCAGGGCAACAAGACGGACGGCGGCACCCAGAAGAAGAAGCCGGACAAGACCACCACCGCGCCCAGCTCGCCGAGCCCCGGCACCTCCAAGAGCCCCGAGAAGCACTCGCCCTCCGCCGAGCCGGGCGGCACCACGGGCAACACGGGCGAGGACGAGCCGGATCCCGAGTGGACCCGGGACACGGGCAACCGTCCGACCAAGGAACCGACCAAGGACCCGACGACCGGGCCCACGACCGGCCCGACGACCGGGCCGACGACCCCGGTCACCCAGGACCCGACGACGGGACCGACGGACGACCCCAAGCCGCCCACGAACCCCCCGGGCGGCGCGGGCGGCACGGAGGGTGGTGCCGTACAGGGCGCCACCGGCTGA